The nucleotide window ACAGATTCCGCAGATCGTAGGTCCAGAATATAAGAAGGCCTTTGAGTTTTTAGGAGCCAAACATGTTAATATACTGGACATCCAGACCCGTGAGCAAGCCAATTCTGATGCGATTGTTGCCCGTGCCAATAATGCTGATGTCGTTATGTTCACCGGGGGCGACCAACTTCGGTTAACTTCAATATTAGGAGGCACGCGCTTCCATGAAGCCATACTTATCAAATACCAGGAGACAGATTTCCTTTATTGCGGGACTTCCGCCGGTGCTGCTGCTGCCTCCGAAAATATGATCTACCAGGGTTCCAGCAGTGAAGCACTGCTTAAGGGCGAAATTAAAACAACTCAGGGACTGGGTTTCATAGACAATGTAATTGTTGATACACATTTTGTACAGCGGGGAAGGATAGGCCGGCTTTTTCAGGCTGTCGTCAGTAATCCAAGAACCTTAGGTATTGGTCTTGGCGAAGACACGGGTCTTTTCATTAAGGACGACTGCATGACTGCGGTAGGTTCCGGACTTGTAATCCTTGTAGATGGCCGCTTCATTAAAGATACCAACCTAACAAAGGTAAATCTGGGCGAACCAATTTCCATAGATAATTTAGTTGTGCACGTAATGTCGGTAAACGATAGATTTGACCTAAAGAGCAAGGAACTCACTATTGAAAACACGCAGTACAGTCCGATACCCTCCTTAAATGGGCAACAGTAGCCGGCTTGCTGTTTTACTGCCAAACACAGAACTAATGAAGATAATAATACATGGTGGCTTCTTCTCGGAAAGCAGCCAGACTGCAGAAACGAAAATAGCAAAACAGCAGTCACTGACAAACATAATTGATCGCAGTTGGGATTACCTGAAGGAACATACAGCCGCGGAAACCGCCGTGTTTGCAGTTTCACTTTTGGAAGACGACGAGCTTTTTAATGCGGGCACCGGATCACAAATTCAGAGCGACGGAAAAATAAGGATGAGTGCATCCTTAATGAATGGGGAAACTCAAAAGTTTTCGGGTGTCATCAATATTGAATCTGTTAAAAATCCAATAAAGGTTGCCGAACTGCTGAAAGATGAAGACGACCGTGTCCTGGGTGGCCAGGGTGCGAAAATTTACGCATCTGCACATGGGATTGAAGATTATTCCACAGAAATACCGCAGCGGCGCTCAGAATATGAGGAGAAACTGAAAAATGGCGGTTTGGGTACTGTAGGCTGCGTGGTTCTGGATAAGGATGGAAAGCTGGCAGCAGCAACATCAACCGGTGGCAAAGGATTTGAGTTGGTGGGCAGGATTTCCGATTCAGCCACAGTAGCGGGAAATTACGCCAATCGCCATTGTGCGGTGAGCTGTACAGGTGTTGGAGAAGATATAGTAAGTAACGCAACAGCTACCAAAATTGTTACCCGCGTAAGCGATGGGCTCTCGGTGCAAG belongs to Chryseobacterium sp. and includes:
- a CDS encoding isoaspartyl peptidase/L-asparaginase, which translates into the protein MKIIIHGGFFSESSQTAETKIAKQQSLTNIIDRSWDYLKEHTAAETAVFAVSLLEDDELFNAGTGSQIQSDGKIRMSASLMNGETQKFSGVINIESVKNPIKVAELLKDEDDRVLGGQGAKIYASAHGIEDYSTEIPQRRSEYEEKLKNGGLGTVGCVVLDKDGKLAAATSTGGKGFELVGRISDSATVAGNYANRHCAVSCTGVGEDIVSNATATKIVTRVSDGLSVQEAFRRTFSELAEIDGFAGAIGIDSYGNIHFQESHPTMVFAAYDGEKHMMFK
- a CDS encoding cyanophycinase, with product MKPVGKLMIIGGAVNKGSFTETEYETSAEKNLNFFERGILRKIINESKNKEESVIEVITTASQIPQIVGPEYKKAFEFLGAKHVNILDIQTREQANSDAIVARANNADVVMFTGGDQLRLTSILGGTRFHEAILIKYQETDFLYCGTSAGAAAASENMIYQGSSSEALLKGEIKTTQGLGFIDNVIVDTHFVQRGRIGRLFQAVVSNPRTLGIGLGEDTGLFIKDDCMTAVGSGLVILVDGRFIKDTNLTKVNLGEPISIDNLVVHVMSVNDRFDLKSKELTIENTQYSPIPSLNGQQ